One Channa argus isolate prfri chromosome 15, Channa argus male v1.0, whole genome shotgun sequence DNA segment encodes these proteins:
- the rab5c gene encoding ras-related protein Rab-5C: protein MAGRGGPARTNGTASSNKICQFKLVLLGESAVGKSSLVLRFVKGQFHEYQESTIGAAFLTQTVCLDDTTVKFEIWDTAGQERYHSLAPMYYRGAQAAIVVYDITNTDTFTRAKNWVKELQRQASPNIVIALAGNKADLANKRTVDFQEAQAYADDNSLLFMETSAKTAMNVNEIFMAIAKKLPKNEPQVGAGPGGRARGGVDLQEAAPQGRSGQCCGGGN from the exons ATGGCAGGGCGAGGCGGACCAGCACGGACCAACGGCACTGCATCAAGCAACAAAATCTGCCAGTTTAAGCTAGTGCTGTTGGGGGAATCAGCAGTGGGAAAGTCTAGCTTGGTACTGCGCTTTGTCAAAGGCCAGTTCCACGAATACCAGGAGAGCACAATCGGAG CTGCTTTCCTCACACAGACTGTCTGTTTGGATGATACAACGGTGAAGTTTGAGATCTGGGACACTGCAGGGCAGGAACGGTATCACAGCTTGGCACCCATGTACTACAGAGGAGCCCAAGCCGCCATTGTGGTCTACGATATCACCAACACA gatacATTTACACGTGCAAAGAACTGGGTTAAGGAGCTCCAGCGACAAGCCAGTCCAAATATTGTTATTGCACTGGCAGGGAACAAAGCAGACCTGGCCAACAAGAGAACTGTAGACTTCCAG gAAGCACAAGCATATGCAGACGATAACAGTTTGCTGTTCATGGAGACATCAGCCAAGACTGCCATGAATGTCAATGAGATTTTTATGGCTATAG CCAAGAAGCTCCCTAAGAATGAGCCTCAGGTTGGAGCAGGCCCTGGAGGACGAGCCAGAGGTGGCGTGGACCTGCAGGAAGCTGCCCCACAGGGTAGAAGTGGCCAATGCTGTGGGGGTGGAAAttaa